TGGAGAACATCTGGGCTCGAGGCAAGGCTCCGGCGTTCTGTGAGTCTGTCTCGTTCGTGACATAATGCCGGATAGTGGATACAGATACGAACGTCCAGGATCATGCAGTTACCACAACCTCGTGACCCGGACGGACGCCCGTGCCTGCCGACCCATCATCCCTGGTCCCAGCCGCCCTGGCCCAACTCGCCCACGCCGAGCCCCTCCAGGACGCCGACCCTCCACACCTGCTTGCCTGCCTAGCCACCGTCTCTAACCCGCGAGCTGCCCGTGGCCGCCGCCACCCATTGGTGGCCATCCTGGGCTTGGCGGCCGCCGCGATGCTGGCCGGGGCGCGGTCGATCGCCGCGATCGCCGAATGGGCCGCCGACGCACCCCAGGAGGTCCGGGCCGCGCTCGGCACCCGCCGCGATGGCCCCGACCACTGCAGCGTCCCAGCCGAGGCCACCATCCGCCGGACGCTCATGCGCCTGGACGCCGACGTCTTAGCCAGCGCCATCGGCGCGTGGCTGGCCGACCGGGACCGTCACAGGTCCCCACGCGGCCGGCGGGCCGTCGCTGTCGACGGCAAGACGCTGCGCGGTGCCCGCCCCCCAGGCGGCGACGGCCGCCCGGTACACCTGCTGGCCTGTATGGACCACGCCAGCCGCGCGGTGCTGGCCCAACGCCAGGTCGGCGGCGCGCCCGAGGAGGTCCCCGCCTTCGCGCCGCTGCTGGCCGGACTCGACCTCGCCGGCACGGTGGTTACCGTCGACGCACTCCAGACCCACCCCGAGGCCGCCGAGTTCCTGGTGACCGTCAAGCGGGCCCACTACCTGTTCACGGTCAAGGCCAATCAGCCCACCCTGCTGGCGCGCTGCGCCGGCCTGCCGTGGCACCGTGTGCCCGTGGCGGACCGCACCCGCGACCGCGGCCACGGCCGCCTGGAGGTGCGTACCCTCAAGGCCGTCACTGTCGGCCACTTCGGCTTTCCCCACGTCGCCCAGGTCATCCAGGTCACCCGCAGGACCTGCGACCTGCACGCCTCGACGCGGCCGTGGCAGACCGTGACCGTCTATGCGATCACCGGCCTCCCGTTCGAGTTGGCCCGCCCTGCCCGGCTTGCTGACCTGCTGCGCGCGCACTGGGCCATCGAGGCGCTGCACCACATCCGCGACGTCACCTTCTGTGAGGAGGCCTCCCAGGTCCGCACCACACGTCATGGCGGTCTTGCGCAACCTCACGATCGGGGTGCTCAGCCGGGCGGGGCCGGTCAACCTGGCTGCCGCCTGCGCCGCCACGCCCGCGACCCACGCCGACCCCTCGCCACCCTCGGGATCAGCCTCGGATGAAACCAAGATCACCACAGAACGACGGAGCCCTGCACTCTAACCAGCCCGTCGTCTGACAACACCGCCGCGGCGGAGGCAACCCTGGGGTGCTCACGCTTCCCGAGCCGCTGGAATGCCGCCGCCAAGAAGACCGATGCAGTGGTGGCCCCAGCGGCTGAGGCCGGGGACGATTGCACCTCGAACACGAGATGCCGACTTCGATACTCTATGCGAGTGAGTTGTCCGTCAGGCCAGGTACGTTCGTTACGCGGAGTTCGTTCATGGGAGCGAGATTGGGTCTGGCGGAGCCGTCGGAGGCCGACACGAAGGAGGCTTCTACATGGAATCCCAGCTAATGGTCCTCATGGGATACGTGAGTGGAAACCATGGGCAGCCTGATTGGACGCTCGACGATCCTCAGGTGGGGCAAAGAACGGTTATCCGGTCGGTGACATTCCCGAAGCCATTTCCGCAGGTGCCGGGCGTACTCGTAAATCTCAGAGGTCTCGACGCCGCTGCAGGCAAGAACCTGCGGGTTCGCGTGTATGCCGCCGATATCACCCCGACGGCCTTCAACGTGAAGTTCGAAACATGGGCCGATTCCATAATATATGAGGTCAGGGCTTCATGGATCGCCATCACAATGCCCGTTATGCTTTAGTTGTAATACCAGGGAGGTTGTTGACACGGCTGACCGGTGGCAGGCCCCCAAGGGCGGTGTGGGCGCGGGCGGCATTTGAGCGGTACGGCCGCCGGTAGCCCACTCCTCCAACAGGGCCTCGGCAAGTCAAGATTGTCCGGTTCGTGCCATCGGCCGCGTTGGTCCCGTCTCAGGTGGCAAGGCAGCTCTCGTATGGTGTTGCACGAGCGTGCCTAATACCAATGCGGACATTTCGCTACTTTGCCGGGGCCCTGGGGCTTGAGGAGAGAGCGGTGGACGCCGACCAAGAAACTCGGGAGGTCTACGCTCGGTATGGCCTGGCCATCCATGTACCTTGCCCAGGTGGTCGAGCATGCGATTATTAATCTGATGATCACTTGCGTCTCCCTCAACGCGGAACGCTCACCGAACGAGATATTGATGAGTTTATGGATGAGGCTTTCGCGATGACCTTCGGACGGCTCCTCAAGGAGTTGCGGCGGATGGGTCAGTCCACCGCCTTCTTGCAGCGAGATCTGGACCAAGCGCGCGACATGCGAAACTGGCTCGCCCACCGGTACTTCCGAGACCGTGCCGTGCAATTCATGTCACCAGCTGGTCGAGTTGTTATGCTCAAGGAACTCGACGACGCGACGAACCTCTTCCTGCGCGTTAACGAGAGTCTCGAACAGCTCTCAGCTCAAGTGCGCGCGGCGAACAATGTCGGCGAGGATGCCGTCCGCCGGGAGTATGAGCAACTTCTCTTGGAAGTGCAGCAATGGCGGCCTTGACCTGACCCCGTGAGATTGGTCCAGCTGGTATGAGAGTCCAACCGCCCCGACGGGCAGGAGGACTCCATGAAGCGACGCCGCCACACCCCCGAGCAGATCATCCGCAAGCTGCGGGAGGCCGACCGGCTGCTCGCCGACGGCCATGACGTGCCCGAGGTCGCCAAGCACCTGGAGATCTCGGAGGCGACCTATCACCGTTGGCGGGCCCAGTACGGCGGGCTGAAGGCCGACGACGTCAAGCGCCTCAAGGAGCTGGAGGGTGAGAACGCCCGGCTCAAGCGGCTGTTGGCCGAGGCCGAGCTGGAGAAGGACGCCCTGCGGGAGCTGGCCAAGGGAACTTCTGAGCCCGGCACGCCGCCGCCGCGCCGTGGACCACCTGCAGCGCGTGCTGGGCCTCTCTGAGCGGCTGGCCTGCCGGATCGCCGGCCAGCACCGCTCCACCCAACGCCACCAGCCGACCGAGCCCGACCGGGACCAAGTGCTCCGTGCCGAGCTGCGCCGGCTCAGCCGAGCCCATCCCCGCTGGGGCTACCGGCGCGTCCACGCCCAGCTGCGCGAGGCCGGCTGGCAGGTGAACCGCAAGGCGATCCAGCGGCGGTGGCGCGAGGAAGGCCTACGGGTGCCAGCCCGCCACCGCAAGCGCCAGCGGCTGGGGACCTCCACCTGCCCGGCGGACCGGCTGGTGGCCGAGCACCCCGATCACGTGTGGGCGCTGGACTACCAGTTCGACCAGACCACCGACGGAAGGATCCTGAAGCTGCTCAACGTCGTGGACGAGCACACCCGCGAAGCCCTGACCATCACCGTCGACCGGCGCATCGATGCCGACGCCACCGTGGCTGCCTTGGACCAGCTCCTCGCCCAGCGTGATGCGCCACGGTTCCTCCGCTGCGACAACGGCCCGGAGCTCACTGCCAACGCGCTGCGCGACTGGTGCCGCTTCACCGGCGCCGGGACCAGCTACATCGAGCCTGGGTCGCCCTGGCAGAACCCGTACGTGGAGAGCTTCGGCGGGCGGCTGCGCGACGAGCTGCTGGCCGTCGAGGCCTTCACCAGCCTGCTCGAGGCCCAGGTGTTGGTCGAGGACTGGCGGATCGAGTACAACACCGTCCGGCCCCACAGCGCCCTTGGCTACCTGACCCCGACCGACTACGCCAAGGCCTGGTCCACCAACCACCCTGAACTCTCATAGCGGGTGGACCAACAACCAGGGTCCGGTCAGCCTGACTAGGACAATCCGCAGCTGTTCGAACTGGTGTCAGCGAGCCTCGGGGCTTCGCGGGCGGAAGGCAGCATCATTACCTTGGCGTGTCCGCGACGATGACAACATAGTCCGGCCCCCCAAGCTGCCCGAAAAGCTTTACACGGACCAGCCTACGCTCATCCTCGGTGACCCAGGCCATGACAGCATGGAGACCCTCGCTCGTCGGCGGCAACTCATCAGGCGCACTCCCGAACCACCGGCCGATCTCCTTCCGGTCACCGAGCACCATGGCCGGAATCGGGCTGCCGGCAAGCGCCCGCAGGCCCCAGGCCGCAACAGCGAATCCCCAGGCGATCTTAGCGATCATCTGGGCGAAGGCATATGGACTGCCCTCGACCTCGACTCGGACCTGATCACCTCCCAGCTCTTGCGGCAGCATCCGCCGAGGAACTC
This portion of the Actinomycetota bacterium genome encodes:
- a CDS encoding ISAs1 family transposase, encoding MPADPSSLVPAALAQLAHAEPLQDADPPHLLACLATVSNPRAARGRRHPLVAILGLAAAAMLAGARSIAAIAEWAADAPQEVRAALGTRRDGPDHCSVPAEATIRRTLMRLDADVLASAIGAWLADRDRHRSPRGRRAVAVDGKTLRGARPPGGDGRPVHLLACMDHASRAVLAQRQVGGAPEEVPAFAPLLAGLDLAGTVVTVDALQTHPEAAEFLVTVKRAHYLFTVKANQPTLLARCAGLPWHRVPVADRTRDRGHGRLEVRTLKAVTVGHFGFPHVAQVIQVTRRTCDLHASTRPWQTVTVYAITGLPFELARPARLADLLRAHWAIEALHHIRDVTFCEEASQVRTTRHGGLAQPHDRGAQPGGAGQPGCRLRRHARDPRRPLATLGISLG
- a CDS encoding H-type lectin domain-containing protein, with product MESQLMVLMGYVSGNHGQPDWTLDDPQVGQRTVIRSVTFPKPFPQVPGVLVNLRGLDAAAGKNLRVRVYAADITPTAFNVKFETWADSIIYEVRASWIAITMPVML
- a CDS encoding IS3 family transposase (programmed frameshift); this encodes MKRRRHTPEQIIRKLREADRLLADGHDVPEVAKHLEISEATYHRWRAQYGGLKADDVKRLKELEGENARLKRLLAEAELEKDALRELAKGTLLSPARRRRAVDHLQRVLGLSERLACRIAGQHRSTQRHQPTEPDRDQVLRAELRRLSRAHPRWGYRRVHAQLREAGWQVNRKAIQRRWREEGLRVPARHRKRQRLGTSTCPADRLVAEHPDHVWALDYQFDQTTDGRILKLLNVVDEHTREALTITVDRRIDADATVAALDQLLAQRDAPRFLRCDNGPELTANALRDWCRFTGAGTSYIEPGSPWQNPYVESFGGRLRDELLAVEAFTSLLEAQVLVEDWRIEYNTVRPHSALGYLTPTDYAKAWSTNHPELS